From Sphingopyxis sp. USTB-05, the proteins below share one genomic window:
- a CDS encoding alkyl/aryl-sulfatase, translating to MRRLTALLLASSLPFTATAQDAASEATRAAQAEIAKRLPLSDPRDEANVMRGKLAEIPGGVIQSADGKTVWDRRPYEFLSKAEAPDTVNPSLWRQARLDAVHGLFEVVPGKIWQVRGYDISVMTIIRGKSGWIIVDPLLSEEAAAASWKLFADTVEAKSGRLPIRAVIFSHSHSDHFGGVGGIVTPEQVKSQKIRIIAPHGFSEEATSENVLAGGAMGRRALYMFGAILPPGEKGQVDTGLGPKLSSGTVGYMEPTETVGEKGGTLTIDGLAFDFLDAGSTEAPSEFVFYIPAYKALHTTEVVTHTLHNVLTLRGAQVRDALHWSKVIDAMLLKWGGTAEVAMASHHWPTWGAGEVSSLLANQRDAYRYVHDRTLFLANRGATLHELADQTPEAPVQGRDFATRGYYGTLNHDMKAVYQRYFGWWDGNPANFNPLPPEQSAPKYVALAGGADKLLAAGREALKAGDYRWAAELLNKLVFAQPDNKDARAALASAYDQMGYQAESGAWRNYYLAAAASLRGNAVDAATGNGQSRSFVSAIPTAVFFDALAARFDAAKGSAVKGTFQFVLPDSKETVAVVVGGGVEFPRYGVTEAAPTATVTIDRKILDEAMMGRAQFPALIQSGAIRIDGDRMAFLSWFALHPPADPRFNVVVP from the coding sequence ATGCGCCGATTGACCGCCCTGCTGCTCGCGAGCAGCCTGCCCTTCACCGCCACTGCTCAGGATGCCGCCAGCGAAGCGACACGCGCGGCACAGGCCGAGATTGCGAAACGCCTGCCGCTGAGCGATCCGCGCGACGAGGCGAATGTGATGCGCGGCAAGCTGGCCGAAATCCCGGGCGGGGTGATCCAGAGTGCCGATGGCAAGACGGTATGGGACCGGCGGCCCTATGAATTTCTGAGCAAGGCCGAGGCACCCGATACGGTGAACCCGTCGCTGTGGCGGCAGGCGCGGCTGGATGCGGTACACGGATTGTTCGAGGTCGTGCCGGGCAAGATCTGGCAGGTCCGCGGCTACGATATTTCGGTGATGACGATCATTCGCGGCAAAAGCGGCTGGATCATCGTCGACCCCCTATTGTCGGAGGAAGCCGCGGCGGCGAGCTGGAAATTGTTCGCCGACACGGTCGAGGCGAAGAGCGGCAGGCTGCCGATCAGGGCGGTGATCTTTTCGCACAGCCACAGCGACCATTTCGGCGGCGTCGGCGGCATCGTCACCCCCGAACAGGTCAAGTCGCAAAAGATCCGCATCATCGCGCCGCACGGTTTTTCGGAGGAAGCGACGTCGGAAAATGTGCTCGCGGGCGGGGCGATGGGGCGCCGCGCGCTCTATATGTTCGGCGCGATCCTGCCGCCCGGAGAGAAGGGGCAGGTCGACACCGGCTTGGGACCCAAGCTGTCGTCGGGCACCGTCGGCTATATGGAGCCGACCGAGACCGTCGGCGAAAAGGGCGGGACGCTGACGATCGACGGGCTGGCCTTTGACTTCCTGGACGCGGGGAGCACCGAGGCGCCGTCGGAGTTCGTCTTCTATATCCCCGCCTATAAGGCCCTCCACACGACCGAGGTCGTGACGCACACGCTGCACAATGTGCTGACGTTGCGCGGGGCGCAGGTCCGCGATGCGCTGCACTGGTCGAAGGTGATCGACGCCATGCTGCTGAAATGGGGCGGCACGGCCGAGGTCGCGATGGCGTCGCACCATTGGCCGACGTGGGGCGCGGGCGAGGTGTCGTCGCTGCTGGCGAACCAGCGCGACGCATATCGCTATGTCCACGACCGTACGCTTTTCCTCGCGAACCGCGGTGCGACCTTGCACGAGCTTGCCGACCAGACCCCGGAAGCACCGGTACAGGGGCGCGATTTCGCGACGCGCGGCTATTATGGCACGCTCAACCACGACATGAAGGCGGTCTATCAGCGCTATTTCGGCTGGTGGGACGGCAATCCCGCCAACTTCAATCCGCTGCCGCCCGAGCAATCGGCGCCCAAATATGTCGCGCTCGCGGGCGGCGCGGACAAGCTGCTCGCGGCGGGACGCGAAGCGCTGAAGGCGGGCGATTACCGCTGGGCGGCGGAGCTATTGAACAAGCTCGTCTTTGCGCAGCCCGACAACAAGGACGCGCGTGCGGCGTTGGCTTCGGCCTATGACCAGATGGGCTATCAGGCCGAGTCCGGCGCCTGGCGGAACTATTATCTTGCCGCCGCAGCGAGCCTGCGCGGCAATGCCGTCGATGCGGCGACCGGCAACGGGCAGAGCCGCAGTTTCGTGAGCGCGATCCCGACCGCGGTGTTTTTCGATGCGCTGGCAGCACGTTTCGATGCCGCGAAGGGCAGCGCGGTCAAGGGAACGTTCCAGTTCGTGCTGCCCGACAGCAAGGAGACAGTCGCGGTGGTCGTCGGCGGCGGGGTCGAATTCCCGCGCTATGGCGTGACCGAGGCGGCGCCGACCGCGACGGTAACGATCGACCGCAAGATCCTGGACGAGGCGATGATGGGGCGCGCGCAATTCCCCGCGCTGATCCAGTCGGGCGCAATCAGGATCGACGGCGACCGCATGGCGTTCCTGTCGTGGTTCGCGCTGCATCCGCCCGCCGATCCCCGCTTCAATGTGGTTGTGCCTTAG
- a CDS encoding biopolymer transporter ExbD produces MSMAVGDRDENEPMMDMNTTPLIDVMLVLLIMFIITIPVQTHAVKIDLPVPTDSQSNVDPEKNKVMIDPAGTITWNGSPVDLAQLAQYLEQTKALPVEPELQVQPDPYARYIVVDNVMAVIKRSGVGKLGFVGNEQYARVF; encoded by the coding sequence ATGTCCATGGCAGTTGGAGATCGGGACGAAAACGAACCGATGATGGACATGAACACGACGCCGCTCATCGACGTCATGCTCGTGCTCCTCATCATGTTCATCATCACCATCCCGGTCCAGACCCACGCGGTCAAGATCGACCTGCCGGTCCCGACCGACAGCCAGAGCAACGTCGACCCCGAAAAGAACAAGGTGATGATCGATCCCGCGGGAACGATCACCTGGAACGGTTCGCCGGTCGACCTCGCTCAGCTGGCGCAGTATCTGGAACAGACCAAGGCGTTGCCGGTCGAACCCGAACTGCAGGTCCAGCCCGACCCCTATGCACGCTATATCGTCGTCGACAATGTCATGGCGGTGATCAAGCGCAGCGGCGTCGGCAAGCTGGGCTTCGTCGGTAACGAGCAATACGCCCGCGTCTTCTGA
- a CDS encoding superoxide dismutase family protein has translation MAQGAVVIGALVLAGCAGMGKKSTTTLPPADAYAQLYDNKGADRGRADIYRDTTGLRIELVARGFAPGTYGMHVHAVGQCNAPDFASAGPHWNPTGVQHGRDNPMGAHHGDLPNLVIEPDQIGRATLRLVGSRFEGDGGLLDADGAAFVIHAGPDDYKTDPSGNSGGRVACGVIVKETAK, from the coding sequence ATGGCCCAGGGGGCCGTTGTTATCGGGGCGCTCGTGCTCGCCGGCTGCGCCGGAATGGGGAAGAAATCCACGACGACGCTGCCCCCCGCCGACGCCTATGCCCAGCTCTATGACAATAAGGGCGCCGACCGCGGCCGTGCCGACATCTACCGCGACACGACCGGGCTGCGCATCGAACTCGTTGCGCGCGGCTTTGCGCCTGGCACCTATGGCATGCACGTCCATGCCGTCGGCCAGTGCAACGCGCCCGATTTCGCCAGCGCGGGCCCGCACTGGAACCCGACCGGCGTCCAGCATGGCCGCGACAATCCGATGGGTGCGCATCATGGCGACCTCCCCAACCTTGTCATCGAACCCGACCAGATCGGCCGTGCGACGCTGCGCCTGGTCGGTTCGCGGTTTGAGGGCGACGGCGGATTGCTCGACGCCGACGGTGCGGCCTTTGTGATCCACGCCGGCCCTGACGATTACAAGACAGACCCCAGCGGCAACAGCGGCGGCCGCGTCGCGTGCGGTGTGATCGTCAAAGAGACCGCGAAGTAA
- a CDS encoding MotA/TolQ/ExbB proton channel family protein has product MFNLIANAAAAAAPAHDAGLSLMPAAMCVKEEGASPYGLVPALCEGGIVSQVTFLVLLIMFVGTLYILFTKLFEQNKVMNQGKAVDANFWRAPTLADGASKLEKNSAYRQVVEDGLRANEEHNKLTDPVEAHDWMHGTLERSQNHINSKLNSGLAFLATVGSTAPFVGLFGTVIGILRALVKIGASGQASIDTVAGPVGEALIMTAIGLIVAVPAVLAFNWLQSRNKAIARRLSTFSNDVLGSIMSNGQVKPASIAPAKAAAPAAAPKKA; this is encoded by the coding sequence ATGTTTAATCTGATCGCAAATGCCGCCGCTGCGGCTGCACCGGCCCACGACGCGGGGCTCAGCCTGATGCCCGCCGCGATGTGCGTGAAGGAAGAAGGCGCGAGCCCCTACGGTCTCGTTCCCGCACTGTGCGAAGGCGGCATCGTCTCGCAGGTCACCTTCCTCGTCCTGCTGATCATGTTCGTCGGCACGCTCTACATCCTGTTCACCAAGCTGTTCGAACAGAATAAGGTGATGAACCAGGGCAAGGCCGTCGACGCCAACTTCTGGCGCGCCCCGACGCTCGCCGATGGCGCTTCGAAGCTCGAAAAGAACAGCGCCTATCGTCAGGTCGTCGAAGACGGTCTGCGCGCCAACGAAGAGCATAACAAGCTGACCGACCCCGTCGAAGCGCATGACTGGATGCACGGCACGCTCGAGCGTTCGCAGAACCACATCAACTCGAAGCTGAACTCGGGCCTCGCGTTCCTCGCGACCGTCGGTTCGACCGCTCCGTTCGTCGGTCTGTTCGGTACCGTTATCGGTATTCTTCGCGCCCTCGTGAAGATCGGTGCGTCGGGTCAGGCATCGATCGACACCGTCGCCGGTCCGGTCGGTGAAGCTCTGATCATGACCGCCATCGGTCTGATCGTGGCCGTTCCCGCGGTGCTCGCGTTCAACTGGCTCCAGAGCCGCAACAAGGCGATCGCCCGCCGTCTGTCGACCTTCTCGAACGACGTTCTCGGTTCGATCATGTCGAACGGCCAGGTGAAGCCGGCTTCGATCGCTCCGGCGAAGGCTGCTGCTCCGGCTGCGGCACCGAAGAAGGCCTAA
- a CDS encoding energy transducer TonB — protein MAYGDNVDPKNRVVAIVLVGLLTAVLGYGLVNGLNISIVKKLAEKLDVVDVEEPPPPEEPPPPPPPDNKLPPPPPVVTPPSPIPPPVTTNTVQSVPKAPPTPPPPVYTPPAPPAPPPTPDLSAAGTPKGNPGRWATNDDYPARAMREEREGTTGFRVTYGADGRITSCDVTSSSGHADLDAETCKLIQRRGRFNPGKDRAGNPTGGTYSNRIRWQIPR, from the coding sequence ATGGCTTATGGTGATAATGTCGACCCTAAAAACAGGGTAGTGGCGATTGTCTTGGTTGGTCTGCTTACAGCGGTTCTGGGCTACGGCCTGGTTAACGGCTTGAATATCAGTATCGTCAAGAAACTCGCCGAAAAATTGGATGTGGTGGACGTTGAAGAGCCGCCGCCGCCGGAGGAACCCCCGCCGCCGCCGCCGCCGGACAATAAATTGCCGCCGCCGCCGCCGGTTGTGACGCCGCCGTCGCCGATTCCGCCGCCGGTTACGACCAATACGGTCCAGTCGGTGCCGAAGGCGCCGCCGACGCCGCCCCCGCCCGTCTATACGCCGCCGGCACCGCCTGCGCCGCCGCCGACGCCTGATCTCAGCGCCGCCGGTACGCCAAAGGGCAACCCGGGTCGCTGGGCGACGAACGACGACTATCCGGCCCGTGCAATGCGCGAAGAGCGTGAAGGCACCACCGGGTTCCGCGTCACTTATGGCGCCGACGGCCGCATCACTTCGTGTGACGTGACCTCGTCGAGCGGCCATGCCGACCTCGATGCCGAAACCTGCAAGCTTATCCAGCGCCGTGGCCGGTTCAATCCGGGCAAGGATCGCGCGGGTAACCCCACGGGCGGCACCTACAGCAATCGTATCCGTTGGCAGATTCCGCGCTGA
- a CDS encoding MFS transporter, translating into MAETASENVTSGAPVPAEPKATGYSWYVLSVLVVVYILNFIDRQIISILAVDIKADLGLSDGDMGFLGGAAFAVFYALFGIPLGRLADNWNRVRLLSIGLTLWSAMTAASGFAYNQVSLTLARMGVGVGEATASPTAYSLISDYFPKRQKATALAIYSSGLYLGGGVSLFIGALIVEAWNRNYPAGGPMGLVGWQAAFLAVGVPGLLLALWVASLREPVRGAMDGVASPGCPTPFREFGKDLSMIVPPLTLWGAAKRGPAALAINIGFAVAIAAFAWWMIRLTGNFPQWSAVALGYYAVFSWASALRAHDPATFRLIWGTPAFICTTLGYGLVSLAAYAIAFWSAPYAEIVLGLPKQELAFILGANGAVAGFVGVILGGRLADHLRAKNPAGRILMIIFGVVAPIIPIWIGYTTENSTLFYVMNFLAGMFGAAALGAAAATTQDLVLPRMRGTATAAFFLGTTLVGLSFGPYMVGQISDLAGTIVDGKPVGDLRTGILSLIGVAPIALGLLLYAYRAVPGAEATIAERAAGA; encoded by the coding sequence ATGGCCGAGACCGCCAGCGAGAATGTCACGTCCGGTGCGCCGGTTCCGGCCGAACCGAAAGCCACCGGATATAGCTGGTACGTGCTGTCGGTACTCGTCGTCGTCTATATCCTCAATTTCATCGACCGGCAGATCATCAGCATCCTGGCCGTCGACATCAAGGCCGACCTTGGCCTCTCCGATGGCGACATGGGCTTCCTCGGCGGGGCCGCCTTCGCGGTCTTTTATGCGCTCTTCGGAATCCCCCTGGGCCGCCTCGCCGACAATTGGAACCGCGTCCGCCTGCTGTCGATCGGGCTGACATTGTGGTCGGCGATGACCGCGGCATCGGGTTTTGCCTATAATCAGGTCAGCCTGACCCTCGCGCGGATGGGGGTCGGCGTCGGCGAGGCGACCGCCAGCCCGACCGCCTATTCGCTGATCTCCGACTATTTTCCCAAGCGACAGAAGGCTACGGCGCTCGCGATCTATTCGTCAGGCCTCTACCTCGGCGGCGGGGTGTCGTTGTTCATCGGCGCGCTAATCGTCGAGGCATGGAACCGGAATTATCCTGCGGGCGGTCCGATGGGGCTCGTTGGCTGGCAGGCGGCATTTCTTGCCGTCGGCGTCCCCGGACTGCTCCTCGCGCTTTGGGTTGCCAGCCTTCGCGAACCGGTGCGCGGCGCGATGGACGGCGTCGCAAGCCCCGGCTGCCCGACCCCCTTTCGCGAGTTCGGCAAGGATCTGTCGATGATCGTCCCGCCGCTGACGCTGTGGGGTGCGGCAAAGCGCGGTCCCGCGGCGCTCGCAATCAACATCGGCTTTGCCGTCGCAATCGCCGCCTTCGCCTGGTGGATGATCCGCCTGACGGGCAATTTCCCCCAATGGTCGGCGGTAGCGCTTGGCTATTATGCGGTCTTTTCGTGGGCGAGCGCGCTTCGTGCCCACGACCCGGCGACTTTCCGGCTGATCTGGGGCACGCCCGCCTTCATCTGCACGACATTGGGCTATGGCCTCGTCAGTCTCGCCGCCTATGCGATCGCCTTCTGGTCGGCGCCCTATGCCGAAATCGTGCTGGGATTGCCCAAGCAGGAACTCGCCTTCATTCTCGGCGCGAACGGCGCGGTCGCGGGTTTCGTCGGGGTGATCCTGGGCGGCCGCCTCGCCGATCATCTGCGCGCGAAAAATCCGGCGGGTCGCATCCTGATGATCATCTTTGGCGTCGTCGCGCCGATCATTCCGATCTGGATCGGCTACACGACCGAAAATTCGACGCTTTTCTATGTCATGAATTTCCTTGCCGGCATGTTTGGTGCCGCCGCACTCGGCGCAGCCGCGGCGACGACGCAGGACCTCGTCCTGCCGCGAATGCGCGGCACGGCGACCGCGGCCTTCTTTTTGGGCACCACGCTCGTCGGCCTGTCGTTCGGCCCCTATATGGTCGGGCAGATCTCTGACCTGGCGGGAACGATCGTCGATGGCAAGCCGGTCGGCGACCTGCGCACCGGCATATTGTCGCTGATCGGGGTTGCGCCGATCGCGCTCGGCCTGCTGCTCTATGCCTATCGCGCGGTGCCCGGCGCCGAAGCGACGATCGCCGAACGCGCGGCGGGCGCCTGA
- a CDS encoding biopolymer transporter ExbD produces MAMSVGDKGGEDAPMSEINTTPLVDIMLVLLIIFLITVPVVLETVNLKLPDVAFEVTTTKPENVLLSIRSADTDGDGEPNPESTACEVYWGQTPVDSKQLLERGQKKLEQLLEDIGGPQNITEENFPEVHIRGDVNTPYQCIGGVIYTMQYAGFQKIGFISEPAPGSGTVGRL; encoded by the coding sequence ATGGCGATGAGTGTAGGCGACAAGGGCGGCGAAGACGCCCCAATGTCCGAAATCAACACGACTCCGCTCGTGGACATCATGCTTGTGTTGCTCATCATCTTCCTCATCACGGTTCCCGTGGTGTTGGAGACGGTGAACCTGAAGCTGCCCGACGTGGCGTTTGAGGTGACGACGACGAAGCCTGAGAATGTGCTGTTGTCGATCCGTTCGGCTGATACCGACGGTGACGGCGAGCCCAACCCCGAGAGCACGGCGTGTGAAGTATATTGGGGTCAGACCCCGGTGGATTCCAAGCAGCTGCTGGAACGTGGACAGAAGAAGCTCGAGCAGTTGCTCGAAGATATCGGCGGTCCGCAGAACATCACCGAGGAAAACTTCCCCGAAGTGCACATCCGCGGCGACGTTAACACGCCGTACCAGTGCATCGGTGGCGTGATCTACACGATGCAATATGCCGGCTTCCAGAAGATCGGGTTCATTTCGGAACCGGCTCCTGGTTCGGGTACGGTGGGCCGCCTGTAA
- a CDS encoding NAD(P)H-dependent oxidoreductase, with amino-acid sequence MTDAPHLLIVWHSRTGGSEALARAAAEGAGTARLVAADEVTSDALQAAGGYLFVGPENLAALSGAMKEMFDRCYYPCLGRIEGRPYATIICAGSDGENAQRQLDRIATGWRLKRVAEPVIVNTAAQTPEAILAPKTIAPDRLAEARDLGAALAEGLAAGIF; translated from the coding sequence ATGACCGACGCGCCGCACCTGCTCATCGTCTGGCACAGCCGTACCGGCGGCAGCGAAGCGCTCGCGCGTGCGGCGGCCGAGGGGGCGGGGACTGCCAGGCTCGTCGCCGCAGACGAAGTCACGTCCGACGCGTTGCAAGCGGCGGGCGGCTATCTTTTCGTCGGCCCCGAAAATCTCGCGGCGCTGTCGGGCGCGATGAAGGAGATGTTCGACCGCTGCTATTATCCGTGCCTCGGCCGGATCGAGGGACGCCCCTATGCGACGATCATCTGCGCAGGGTCCGACGGCGAAAACGCCCAGCGCCAGCTCGATCGCATCGCGACCGGCTGGCGGCTGAAACGCGTCGCCGAACCGGTCATCGTGAATACAGCGGCGCAGACCCCCGAAGCGATCCTCGCGCCCAAGACGATCGCGCCGGATCGCCTCGCCGAAGCCCGCGACCTTGGCGCCGCACTGGCGGAGGGACTGGCGGCGGGGATTTTCTGA
- a CDS encoding PH domain-containing protein: MTDTPAARPTDPFAPDALNAAEGLDPVAPAYAQVLRVATALNLIPLAIGASVFDALLIRHLEGPYGLITAAAWLIAIVVIVTFPSRRVSRWGYKIGEGQLRVARGWLFRTDTIVPFVRVQHIDVGQGPIERWFGLSHLIVHTSGTHNSTVTLPGLHSDLAAAMRETIRRHIQTDFA, translated from the coding sequence ATGACCGACACCCCCGCCGCGCGCCCGACCGATCCTTTCGCCCCCGACGCGCTGAATGCCGCCGAGGGACTCGACCCGGTCGCGCCGGCCTATGCGCAGGTTTTGCGCGTCGCGACGGCGCTCAACCTGATCCCGCTCGCGATCGGCGCGAGCGTCTTCGACGCGCTGCTGATCCGGCACCTCGAGGGGCCGTATGGACTGATCACCGCGGCGGCGTGGCTGATCGCGATCGTCGTGATCGTCACCTTCCCGTCGCGCCGCGTGTCGCGCTGGGGATACAAGATCGGCGAGGGGCAGCTCCGCGTCGCGCGCGGCTGGCTGTTTCGCACCGACACGATCGTGCCGTTCGTGCGCGTCCAGCATATCGATGTGGGACAGGGGCCGATCGAGCGCTGGTTCGGGCTGTCGCACCTGATTGTCCACACATCGGGCACGCATAACAGTACGGTGACGCTGCCGGGGCTGCACAGCGACCTTGCCGCCGCCATGCGCGAGACGATCCGCCGCCATATCCAGACCGATTTCGCATGA
- a CDS encoding glutathione S-transferase family protein, translating into MPDRVHLHGYRYSVYSRTARLALLSKNVEHEMVEVDPFDKLPDAYLDLHPFGRVPLLTHGEFRLFETGAITRYVDRAFAGPSLQPEDAAGLARMDQLVAVLDAYGYWPMVRQVASHGFFRPFVGEKSDRAEVEAGLAASKPVLSFLDKVAAEGAILSGRHITLADWHLAPMIDYFVRVEEGRAALARHTALQGWWDRLTGHDLLRATDPIESAPFAE; encoded by the coding sequence ATGCCGGACCGGGTTCATCTTCATGGCTATCGATACAGCGTTTACAGCCGGACCGCCCGGTTGGCGCTGCTATCCAAGAATGTCGAGCATGAGATGGTCGAGGTCGACCCGTTCGATAAACTGCCCGACGCCTATCTCGATTTGCACCCCTTCGGCCGAGTCCCCTTGCTCACCCATGGCGAGTTTCGCCTCTTCGAGACAGGGGCGATCACGCGTTACGTCGATCGCGCCTTCGCGGGACCGTCGCTTCAGCCCGAAGATGCTGCGGGTCTTGCGCGGATGGACCAGCTCGTCGCGGTTCTCGACGCCTATGGCTATTGGCCGATGGTTCGGCAGGTGGCGTCGCACGGCTTCTTTCGCCCGTTCGTGGGCGAGAAATCCGACCGGGCGGAGGTCGAGGCGGGTCTTGCAGCGTCAAAGCCAGTGCTATCTTTCCTCGACAAAGTCGCGGCGGAGGGCGCGATCCTGTCCGGGCGGCACATCACGCTTGCCGATTGGCACCTTGCGCCGATGATCGACTATTTCGTGCGTGTCGAGGAGGGAAGGGCCGCGCTTGCGCGCCACACGGCCTTGCAAGGATGGTGGGATCGTCTGACCGGCCACGATCTTTTGCGAGCAACCGACCCGATCGAATCCGCCCCCTTCGCCGAATGA
- the glpX gene encoding class II fructose-bisphosphatase, producing the protein MTDTGSNLDRVLVLEMVRVTEAAAIAAAKLIGRGDEKAADAAAVEAMRTAFNTLYMDGTIVIGEGERDEAPMLYIGEKVGNAPGKGPKIDIAVDPLEGTTITAKAGPNALAVLAIAEEGCLLNAPDVYMDKLAVGAGYSPNIVNFDNSVRENVEAVAREKGCKPEQIIVCVLDRPRHEAIIAELRAIGCGVALIPDGDVAGVIATTNPETNIDIYMGSGGAPEGVLAAAALRCVGGQFKGRLLFRNDDERLRAKKWGIEDLDRVYDLEDLAKGDVIFAATGVTDGSLLRGVKRRRDGIMTTETVVMRASSGTVRWVKGEHRAH; encoded by the coding sequence ATGACGGATACCGGCAGCAACCTCGACCGGGTGCTCGTGCTCGAAATGGTGCGCGTCACCGAAGCCGCGGCGATCGCCGCCGCAAAGCTGATCGGACGCGGCGACGAGAAAGCCGCCGATGCCGCCGCCGTCGAAGCGATGCGCACGGCCTTCAACACGCTTTATATGGATGGCACCATTGTCATCGGCGAGGGCGAGCGCGACGAGGCACCAATGCTCTATATCGGCGAAAAGGTCGGCAACGCGCCGGGTAAGGGCCCCAAGATCGACATCGCGGTCGACCCGCTGGAAGGCACGACGATCACCGCCAAGGCCGGCCCCAACGCGCTCGCGGTGCTCGCGATCGCCGAGGAAGGCTGCCTGCTCAACGCCCCCGACGTTTATATGGACAAGCTCGCGGTCGGCGCAGGCTATTCGCCGAACATCGTCAATTTCGACAATAGCGTGCGCGAGAATGTCGAAGCCGTCGCGCGTGAAAAGGGGTGCAAGCCCGAACAGATCATCGTCTGCGTGCTCGACCGCCCGCGCCACGAGGCGATCATCGCCGAACTGCGCGCGATCGGTTGCGGCGTCGCGCTGATCCCCGACGGCGACGTCGCGGGCGTGATCGCAACGACGAATCCCGAAACCAACATCGACATCTATATGGGATCGGGCGGCGCGCCCGAGGGCGTGCTCGCCGCAGCGGCGCTGCGCTGCGTCGGCGGCCAGTTCAAGGGCCGCCTGCTGTTCCGCAACGACGACGAGCGGCTGCGCGCGAAAAAATGGGGCATCGAGGATCTCGACCGCGTCTATGACCTCGAAGATCTTGCCAAGGGCGACGTGATCTTTGCCGCGACCGGCGTCACCGACGGATCGCTTCTGCGCGGGGTCAAGCGCCGGCGCGATGGCATCATGACGACGGAGACGGTCGTGATGCGCGCCTCGTCGGGCACGGTGCGCTGGGTCAAGGGCGAGCATCGCGCGCACTGA
- a CDS encoding homoserine dehydrogenase, producing the protein MSPYSAPTAPRPPLRVALAGIGVVGGGVVRLLEANRDLIARRAGRPIEIVALSARDRHKDRGVDLSPYRWEDDMDALVAADDVDVVVEMIGGADGPALTLARHTLGAGKALVTANKAMIAHHGLDLARLAEEKDTPLKYEAAVAGGIPVIKAIREGASANEIARVYGILNGTCNYILTQMERNGASFADALSAAQAEGYAEADPTFDVDGIDAAHKLSILAALCFGTRLDIGAVTADGIRGLIAADIREAEALGHRVRLIGMAERDSNGLYQHVQPCLVPADHPLAYVPGALNAVVAEGNFVGRLFFEGAGAGAGPTASAIVADIIDIARDEYGPAFAMPVDSLDAAPVADAGARIGKHYVRLIVEDRIGVLAEIATAMRDAGVSIESLIQRGSDDDSGVVIVLVTHEGPASTIHAALDILATSDHVVGAPMHMPILAL; encoded by the coding sequence ATGTCGCCCTATTCCGCCCCGACCGCCCCCCGCCCGCCGCTGCGTGTCGCGCTGGCGGGTATTGGCGTCGTCGGCGGCGGGGTCGTGCGGCTGCTCGAAGCGAACCGCGACCTGATCGCGCGGCGCGCGGGTCGGCCGATCGAGATCGTCGCGCTGTCGGCGCGCGACCGGCACAAGGATCGCGGCGTCGACCTGTCGCCCTATCGCTGGGAAGACGATATGGATGCACTCGTTGCGGCCGACGATGTCGATGTCGTCGTCGAGATGATCGGCGGCGCCGATGGGCCGGCGCTGACGCTGGCGCGCCACACGCTCGGTGCGGGCAAGGCGCTGGTCACCGCGAACAAGGCGATGATCGCACATCATGGGCTCGACCTCGCGCGGCTGGCCGAGGAAAAGGACACCCCGCTGAAATATGAGGCCGCGGTCGCGGGCGGGATTCCCGTCATCAAGGCGATCCGCGAGGGCGCGTCGGCGAACGAGATCGCGCGCGTCTATGGCATCCTCAACGGCACCTGCAATTATATCCTGACGCAGATGGAGCGGAACGGCGCGAGCTTTGCCGATGCGCTGAGCGCTGCGCAGGCCGAGGGCTATGCCGAAGCCGACCCGACCTTCGACGTCGACGGAATCGACGCCGCGCATAAATTGTCGATCCTCGCGGCGCTCTGTTTCGGGACGCGGCTCGACATCGGCGCGGTGACCGCCGACGGGATCCGCGGGCTGATCGCCGCCGACATCCGCGAGGCCGAAGCCCTGGGGCATCGCGTCCGCCTGATCGGTATGGCCGAACGCGATTCGAATGGCCTCTATCAGCATGTCCAACCGTGCCTGGTGCCGGCCGACCACCCGCTCGCCTATGTTCCCGGGGCATTGAATGCCGTCGTCGCCGAGGGCAATTTCGTCGGCCGCCTCTTCTTCGAAGGCGCGGGCGCGGGCGCGGGACCGACGGCGTCGGCGATCGTCGCCGACATCATCGACATCGCGCGCGACGAATATGGCCCTGCCTTTGCGATGCCGGTCGATTCGCTCGACGCGGCGCCCGTCGCCGACGCGGGGGCGCGGATCGGCAAACATTATGTCCGCCTGATCGTCGAAGACCGGATCGGCGTGCTCGCAGAGATCGCGACGGCGATGCGCGACGCCGGCGTATCGATCGAAAGCCTGATCCAGCGCGGCAGCGACGACGACAGCGGCGTCGTGATCGTGCTCGTTACACATGAGGGTCCCGCCAGCACGATTCATGCTGCGCTCGATATTCTCGCCACTTCGGACCATGTCGTCGGCGCGCCGATGCATATGCCCATTTTGGCGCTTTGA